In Gossypium arboreum isolate Shixiya-1 chromosome 5, ASM2569848v2, whole genome shotgun sequence, a single genomic region encodes these proteins:
- the LOC108451812 gene encoding uncharacterized protein LOC108451812 isoform X1: MDGHDLVKPTKIKSAVPFVTLENIISEKRNITAMFISSAWNNTTRSSTVEGKRVAKLEGDASFWRGAGMVVKLTLPLIRVLCLMHGADKPQMGYIYETIDQVKETIKEGCNSRKSEYMPIWKAIDEIWDGHLHSPLHATGALRQGSTVQQRTNLSPAMWWSPYGGEYPELQRFATRILSQTFVGASKYRLKRSLAEKLLTKGRDRTEEQLLSDLTFVHYNLQLQQQHSQLGVNYMWLMR; the protein is encoded by the exons ATGGATGGTCATGATCTTGTTAAACCTACCAAGATAAAATCGGCCGTGCCTTTTGTGACTCTAGAGAATATTATATCAGAAAAGAGAAACATCACGGCGATGTTCATATCATCCGCGTGGAACAACACAACACGGTCTTCTACAGTGGAGGGAAAGAGGGTAGCGAAGTTGGAAGGCGATGCTTCGTTCTGGAGAGGAGCCGGAATGGTTGTAAAGCTGACTCTACCTTTAATACGTGTTCTATGTTTGATGCATGGGGCGGATAAACCGCAAATGGGATATATATACGAAACCATAGATCAAGTGAAGGAAACAATTAAAGAGGGATGCAATAGCAGAAAATCTGAGTATATGCCGATTTGGAAAGCGATTGATGAGATTTGGGATGGCCATCTCCATAGCCCTCTCCACGCTACAG GTGCCCTCAGACAGGGAAGTACTGTTCAGCAAAGAACCAACTTGTCTCCTG CTATGTGGTGGTCACCTTACGGAGGAGAGTATCCGGAGTTGCAGCGATTTGCGACGAGAATATTGAGCCAGACTTTTGTAGGTGCTTCAAAATACAGGCTCAAGCGAAGTTTAGCGGAGAAGCTGCTGACAAAAGGAAGGGATCGAACCGAGGAACAACTGTTAAGTGATCTCACATTTGTTCATTACAATCTGCAACTGCAGCAGCAGCACTCTCAGTTGGGTGTGAACTATATGTGGCTGATGAGATAG
- the LOC108451812 gene encoding uncharacterized protein LOC108451812 isoform X2, which translates to MDGHDLVKPTKIKSAVPFVTLENIISEKRNITAMFISSAWNNTTRSSTVEGKRVAKLEGDASFWRGAGMVVKLTLPLIRVLCLMHGADKPQMGYIYETIDQVKETIKEGCNSRKSEYMPIWKAIDEIWDGHLHSPLHATAMWWSPYGGEYPELQRFATRILSQTFVGASKYRLKRSLAEKLLTKGRDRTEEQLLSDLTFVHYNLQLQQQHSQLGVNYMWLMR; encoded by the exons ATGGATGGTCATGATCTTGTTAAACCTACCAAGATAAAATCGGCCGTGCCTTTTGTGACTCTAGAGAATATTATATCAGAAAAGAGAAACATCACGGCGATGTTCATATCATCCGCGTGGAACAACACAACACGGTCTTCTACAGTGGAGGGAAAGAGGGTAGCGAAGTTGGAAGGCGATGCTTCGTTCTGGAGAGGAGCCGGAATGGTTGTAAAGCTGACTCTACCTTTAATACGTGTTCTATGTTTGATGCATGGGGCGGATAAACCGCAAATGGGATATATATACGAAACCATAGATCAAGTGAAGGAAACAATTAAAGAGGGATGCAATAGCAGAAAATCTGAGTATATGCCGATTTGGAAAGCGATTGATGAGATTTGGGATGGCCATCTCCATAGCCCTCTCCACGCTACAG CTATGTGGTGGTCACCTTACGGAGGAGAGTATCCGGAGTTGCAGCGATTTGCGACGAGAATATTGAGCCAGACTTTTGTAGGTGCTTCAAAATACAGGCTCAAGCGAAGTTTAGCGGAGAAGCTGCTGACAAAAGGAAGGGATCGAACCGAGGAACAACTGTTAAGTGATCTCACATTTGTTCATTACAATCTGCAACTGCAGCAGCAGCACTCTCAGTTGGGTGTGAACTATATGTGGCTGATGAGATAG